CTGGGGATCGGGTATGATAAGCCGCCATGCCCTCACTCCTTTGCTCACGCAAGCTACCCGGATGCCATAGGAGCCGTGAGGCCAATTGATCACCTGTACCACTGGTCAGGGTGACCAGATAAGTACCTGCCACGAGTTTGGTTTTGGGCAGTGAAATGCGTGCATTTATTACTGCAGTTTGTTGGAAAACGGCATTTTGGCCATCATGTATGGAGAGCGTTAAGATGCCTGGGCTGGAGGGCCCGATGGGCGTGATGCCATAGCTATGGCCAGCGTCCCTTATCTGGATGGTCGCTCCATCGGAAGTCACTTTTGGTAGGTCAAAAAAAAGAAAATTACCCGCCTGATCCTCTAATATGGTCTGATAGGACTCGCCCTCTTTCACCGGGATGGTAAAGTGACTCAACCCTATTTGGGAGGCAGGGATATCGGCGATCTTTTCGCCGGATGCGCTGACAACCCGTCCACCGATGCCTGCTGGGTTGCCTTGATCAATTTTCATCACCAGGTCATTTTCGTGTCCGGCGACCATCACGCCACCCTCAGGGTAAAAGGAAACGGACAATTCCTCATTTTGCGCTGGTTGAGGATATTCCTCGAAGGGATTGATCACCGTAATGGGTGTCTGAAAATAATCCTGAAAATTTTTCATCCACCGGGTATAGGCCAGCAGTTGATAGCGTCCTGAAGATACTAGTGAGGAAAGGAAGAAAGTACCGTTTCCCCGTCCTTTGGTCAAATGAATTTTCTTTTGAAACACAGGTTTTCCGTCGGATCCTACCAGTTCTACATATAGGATACTGCTAAGCGGGGAAGGCTGGCCGGTATCGGCACTGCGGACAAAGGCCGAGAAGTACAGTGTCTCTCCGGTAAGCATAAAGGCACTGTTGGTTTGTAAGTAAACCTCCTCACGAACGTCGAGGTGTTGACCTGTGACCGTGAAGACGATGAGCATGATGGCTGTTATGGAAAGGATCTTTTTTATCATTACTAGTTTACCCAATAGTCAGGAGGGATCACCTCGGCGTAGAATGAACAATCTGTACAGCCCCTGGAGTAAATATCTACTGAAGGGGGAAATGTGTAAAGGGCGTAAATATTACCGTCGTATATCTGAAGATAGTAATAGGCACTGTCTGGTACTGTGGAAATGCGCTCGGTGTAGAGGCAGCTATAGGGGAAATGGCCCGCCCTCAATCGCTCATCCAGGTCACGGTTGTAGAAAAACCTCCGTTTGCTGGAAACTCCCGATACCTCAAAATACCCCAGAACGGACTGCTCGGCATTGTCTACAGCATGAATATTTCCGAAGATGGATCCGGTTTGTTTGTCAAAAAGCGAGCCGCCTGATTCATTGTTTTCCCTCAGCCGCTTATAGAAAAGATAGGCTGATTCCGAAATGGCGTATTGCTTGACCAGAAGCGCATAGCGGGTGCGCAGATGGGGGAGTTTTTCGCTGACGAAGCGCACCGGAAACTCGGCCATGCGATTTTCGCGGGAGCCTACTGACGTGCCATAAATCAGCGAGTTGGAATAATACTCCTGATAACAAATCCCTTTTGGGGTATCCAGTGGCACGATGACCGTATCGGTATCCGAAACCACCACCTCATAATGAGCCGGGTATGGTACCTGTATTTTATAAGCTTCTTCCCATTCATATCGATAATGCCTGGTTTCTCCGGTATCATCATGGGAGTCTATGAAAAACTGGATGCCACCCACATTCTGCTCGTCAGCGTCGTTGGGCAGTTGGGCATATTTTCCATATATACTGTCTATCTCAGGCGAAGCCTTGAGCAACTGCTCATCGGAGGTATAGAGGGAGCCATCGGGCATCTCCACAAAGAGGCTGTAGCGATTGCCCACCACCCCGCGAAATGCAGGAGGTGAAGTGTACACCCCCGACTCTGACGGGCTGAAGTCTGTTCTGAGTCCGGCGCCATCCATAACCCACACCTGGGCGTCAGCCACTGTCTCTGCAGTGGTCTCCTCCAATGGAAAAGTATAGGTAATACTGACTTCATAGGGACCTGGTTCGTTGGTCACTGCACCGTCTATCACCAGCACCTTCTCATAGGAGAGTGGATCAAAGTCATAGGGTTTTACGCACGCCACCACAGAGCCAAGGGTCAACAGCAATATGAGGTATTGTTTTTTCATTCGGCTCAAAACTTAAAATTATATGAGAGTGTTGGGATGGGGTTTCCAAAGACAATGAGCTGTGAGCCCTGTATTTGTCCGTTTTTCACATCAAAGAATACCGAAAAGGGATTGTCTCGTCCGGTAAGGTTGTAGATGGATAATGACCAGAAGGAGTGTGATAGTTTTTGAATTTTGTGGTTTCCTTCCAGGTTGATCCCCAGGTCTATTCTGAAATAGTCAGGAATTCTGAAAGCATTTCTGTCTGAGAAGTGAATGTTTTGTGACCCTTTGAAGTCAAAGGCTGCCACGGGAAATGTGACCGGCCTACCGGTGTTGTAGGTGGTGTTTAGTGAGAAACTAAACCTTCGCGTGAGCTTGTAATTAGCCACCAGATTGATGGTGTGCGGCTTGTCATATCCGGTTGGAAAGAATTTTCCATCATTGACGATCTCTTCCTGAAAGTTCCCATCGAGTTTGATGAAAGTTCGGGCATAGGCATAGTTGAGCCAGCCATTGAGTCGGCCCGATTTGGTAAGGGAAAACTCAATGCCATACGATTTTCCAGGCCCCTGCAGCACTTCCCGTTCTATTTTTTGATTGAGTAAATAAGTAGAGCCCGTCTTGAAGTCTACCAGATTTTGAAGCAGCCTGTAGTAACCTTCTATGGAGATCTCCACTCGGTTTCTAAACATGTTTCGATAGTAACCCAGTGCCACCTGATCGGCGGTCTGTGGCGCTATGTGCTCACTGGAAAGCCTCCAGGTGTCTGTAGGCGACAGTGAGGCCGAGTTGGACAAGCTATGGATGTATTGCCGGGTGCGGCTCAGACTCAGTTTGAGAGAGCTCGCATTGTTGAGGGTGTATCTTCCGGAGAAACGCCACTCTGGCCCATGATAGGTCTTGATGATTTCGCCGGGGCCATATTGCGCAGAGTCTATTTCGGTATCGCTGTTTTTGGGCAGGCCGGACTCATAAGTATATACCTTTTGGGGTCCTACGGCATTAAACATCACATACCGGATGCCCCCGTAAATGGAGAAGTCATTAATTTCTATTTCGCTGGCCAGATGAATCGCACTTTCTATTCCCCTTTCACGAGCTACCTCCTGACCCTGAATGAGTGACTCCTGACCAAGAGGAATCTTTTGTCCGGGATTTACATCATACCTTTTCACAGATGCCCCAAAGGTGATTTTGCGGTTTTCCTCCATGTAGTAATCAAAATCTGCTTTGGCCGTGGCCTCATTGATGCCAAAGTTCTGGGTGAAGGCATTGGGAGCCGACTCGTCATACTGCAGGTCGTAGTGATAATCTGAATAAATAGCCGAAAATGCACCCTCCAGGTTATTGGTAAACTTGTGGGTCCAGCGGGCAGAGCCATTGATGTTATCAAAGGAGAAGTTGGAAAAAGAAAACAGGGTATCCGAAGAAAGCCTGAACTTGTCATGACTCACATAGGCCGAGAGTCTCAGGTCATTTTTATCGTCTATTTGATGATCTACCTGGGTGATGAGGTCATAAAAGGACACGCGGTTCTCATTGAATCCGGCACTTTTTACTTTGGATAATACCCAATTGGAGTAGGTGGTGCGGCCTCCCAGCAGCAGGCTTGTTTTGTCTTTGATCAGCGGGATCTCCAGCGTCATCTTGGAGGTGATGGGGCTGATGCCACCCTGACCTTTGAATTCTGTTTTGCTGGCCGACTTGGCCTGTATGTCGAACACTGAAGACAGGCGACCGCCGAATTTGGAGGGAATTCCACTTTTGTAGAGCTCCATGTTTTCTATGGCATCCGAATTGAAAACCGAGAAAAAACCAAAGAAGTGTGAGGCATTGTAAACAGGCGCATCGTTGATGAGGATGAGGTTTTGATCAGCCTTGCCTCCGCGCACATTAAATCCCGAGGCCCCCTCGCCCACTGTTTGCACGCCGGCTTTGGTGGTGGCAATTTTCAAAATATCATTTTCCCCAAGTACGATGGGCACGGTCTTTACTTCTTCAATATTGATTTTATTGACGCCCATCTGCACGCTTTTTACATTGATGTCCCTGTCAGACTCAATGGTCACCTCTTGCAGAGCAATCACGTCTACATCCATGTCTATGTTGAGTTTTCCGCTGGAGAACAGCACCACATTGCGTTGGGTGGTTTTCATTCCCACGTATTGTATCATGATCTTGTGTTTACCGTTGGGCAAAGTGAGGGAGTAAAAACCACTCTCATCCGAGGAGGTAGCGGTGAAGGGTTCGGGGAGGTACACAAGGGCACCCACTACAGGCTCACCATTCTCTGCGCTCTTTACATATCCTGCGATGGTAGAGGAGCCATTTGTTTTCATGCTATTTCGATTGCCGATCTCAAACACGTAGTTTTCCAGATCAGACTGGTCATCGGTCTGATCCTGATATTCGCGGGCGAAAACGAGTCCTTTGGCGATGCCACGAGAAACTTCGGACGACTGACTGAATGAATGAAGGATGGTAGGTTGATTAATGACCACCGCATTGTTGGTAATAATGATTCGCCCGTCGATCTGGTGAAAACTGAGTGTGGAGCCCTCCAATATGGTGGCAAGCGCAGTGCTGATGGGTGTCTGGCGAAAGACGCCTGTGACTTTCACGGAGTCTACCCATGGCTGATGATAGAAGAACTGCAAACCGCTTTGCTGCTCCACATCCTCAAAAACTTCCTGCAATGGCGTGTCTGAATAATCACCGGTGACAACCGGCCCTTTGGTTTGGGAGAACGCCTGCCATGAAGCCATGGTGAGTATTGTGCCAATCAGGATGGTGCTAAACTTCATTGGTTGGTGGGTGCATTAAGTAGTTGGTTGCAAAAGGAAATAAGTTGAATCATATCCGACTCGTATTCCGGCTTTGCTTTGATCTCGTTGGTTTTGATGAATTGTCTTATTTCTTTTTTGTAAGGCTTGAGCAATTTCATCACTGTCAGTTTCGACCTGAGTCTGTAATATTCCCCCAGGTATTGGATGATGAATTTGTCTGCAGTCACGTAGCTGATGACCCGATCGGTCTCAGTGATTTTAATGCGTTTGGCAAAAAGCTGCAGATGCTCGCCCATGTACATCTCATCGAAAAAGCCTTCGCCAAAATGAAGGACCGGTTCATGAATGTAACGAAACGTATGACCGGAGTACTCAAACCACTCCACGTCCTGCTGGATCAACTTGATCGCCTGGGAATGATAGTTATAGTTAGTAGGGTGACGAATCAGCAGCAGGTCGGATTCAATGTCATAGCTCAGATAGATGCCTTCATATATCTCACCACGGTATTTCAATCGGTTGGCGATCCACTGACTGTCGTCAAAAAACTGGCTCGTTTCTCTGGACTGACGTTGAATTTCCTGATATTCACCAAGCAAAATACCGGTTTTGTCTACTCCCAAAGCTTTGTCATGCCAGGCGTAGATGTTTTGGTTCAGATCAAGGCCGTCGATTGAATATTGGGCTGTTGAAGGAAGGTTGGTCAGGAGCAGTAAAATGGAAATAATTCCAAATTTTATGCATGAGGTATTTCTCATATCCGCAATGATATTGGGGAAATATTGATTTTGGTGGTTTTTTGGTATCCATTTCCTGTATCTAATGTATTTTTTGATAAATGGCGGATATATTGGTGCTGGCGGTAGCATGAAACTTCAAAAAAATTAAAAATGTGATCAGAATTTCAGAATGGATTGATGGGGTCAATGAGTATGTTGGCAAGAGCGTGAGCTGGCTGAGTCTCCTGTTGGTGGTAATTATCATCATAGATGTGGCGCTTCGGTACACCTTTCACATGACCTCTTCGGCTTCTTTCGAGCTGGAATGGCACTTGTTTGCGGCCCTGTTTTTACTCTCTGCCGGGTGGACACTCCATCAGGACAAGCATGTGCGGGTAGATGTCTTTTATCAACGATTTTCGGATCGACAAAAGGCCGTGGTGAATTTCATCGGGTGTTTGTTTTTGTTGATCCCCCTCTGTGTGATAGGCATTGGCGAGGGCTATCAGTTTGCTAAAAATGCCTACCTCATGGGCGAGACCAGCCCTGATCCTGGCGGCTTGCCAGCCAGATTTATCATAAAGTCGACGATCCCGGTTGGCTTTTTACTCCTGGGCTTGCAGGGTGTTTCCATTATTTTGAAATCGCTGAAGACCATCTTGAGTCATGATTGAGTATCTCCCGATTATTTTGTTTGCCACCATTTTCGTCCTGATCCTGTTTGGCTTTCCGGTAGCATTTACCCTTGGAGGCCTCTCGGTGTTGGTGGGCATTGTGGTCTTTGACGTAGA
The DNA window shown above is from Marinoscillum sp. 108 and carries:
- a CDS encoding DUF4249 domain-containing protein, yielding MKKQYLILLLTLGSVVACVKPYDFDPLSYEKVLVIDGAVTNEPGPYEVSITYTFPLEETTAETVADAQVWVMDGAGLRTDFSPSESGVYTSPPAFRGVVGNRYSLFVEMPDGSLYTSDEQLLKASPEIDSIYGKYAQLPNDADEQNVGGIQFFIDSHDDTGETRHYRYEWEEAYKIQVPYPAHYEVVVSDTDTVIVPLDTPKGICYQEYYSNSLIYGTSVGSRENRMAEFPVRFVSEKLPHLRTRYALLVKQYAISESAYLFYKRLRENNESGGSLFDKQTGSIFGNIHAVDNAEQSVLGYFEVSGVSSKRRFFYNRDLDERLRAGHFPYSCLYTERISTVPDSAYYYLQIYDGNIYALYTFPPSVDIYSRGCTDCSFYAEVIPPDYWVN
- a CDS encoding TonB-dependent receptor, producing MKFSTILIGTILTMASWQAFSQTKGPVVTGDYSDTPLQEVFEDVEQQSGLQFFYHQPWVDSVKVTGVFRQTPISTALATILEGSTLSFHQIDGRIIITNNAVVINQPTILHSFSQSSEVSRGIAKGLVFAREYQDQTDDQSDLENYVFEIGNRNSMKTNGSSTIAGYVKSAENGEPVVGALVYLPEPFTATSSDESGFYSLTLPNGKHKIMIQYVGMKTTQRNVVLFSSGKLNIDMDVDVIALQEVTIESDRDINVKSVQMGVNKINIEEVKTVPIVLGENDILKIATTKAGVQTVGEGASGFNVRGGKADQNLILINDAPVYNASHFFGFFSVFNSDAIENMELYKSGIPSKFGGRLSSVFDIQAKSASKTEFKGQGGISPITSKMTLEIPLIKDKTSLLLGGRTTYSNWVLSKVKSAGFNENRVSFYDLITQVDHQIDDKNDLRLSAYVSHDKFRLSSDTLFSFSNFSFDNINGSARWTHKFTNNLEGAFSAIYSDYHYDLQYDESAPNAFTQNFGINEATAKADFDYYMEENRKITFGASVKRYDVNPGQKIPLGQESLIQGQEVARERGIESAIHLASEIEINDFSIYGGIRYVMFNAVGPQKVYTYESGLPKNSDTEIDSAQYGPGEIIKTYHGPEWRFSGRYTLNNASSLKLSLSRTRQYIHSLSNSASLSPTDTWRLSSEHIAPQTADQVALGYYRNMFRNRVEISIEGYYRLLQNLVDFKTGSTYLLNQKIEREVLQGPGKSYGIEFSLTKSGRLNGWLNYAYARTFIKLDGNFQEEIVNDGKFFPTGYDKPHTINLVANYKLTRRFSFSLNTTYNTGRPVTFPVAAFDFKGSQNIHFSDRNAFRIPDYFRIDLGINLEGNHKIQKLSHSFWSLSIYNLTGRDNPFSVFFDVKNGQIQGSQLIVFGNPIPTLSYNFKF
- a CDS encoding TRAP transporter small permease subunit, giving the protein MIRISEWIDGVNEYVGKSVSWLSLLLVVIIIIDVALRYTFHMTSSASFELEWHLFAALFLLSAGWTLHQDKHVRVDVFYQRFSDRQKAVVNFIGCLFLLIPLCVIGIGEGYQFAKNAYLMGETSPDPGGLPARFIIKSTIPVGFLLLGLQGVSIILKSLKTILSHD